The Acidimicrobiia bacterium genome includes the window TCAAGATGCCGGTCGGGGGTCTGCCTCGGTTGGCGGCTACCTTGGTCGTTGTCGCTGGCCTCATCATGGGCCCCGATAATTCGCTCAACCGCAAAATTGCGAAGCGTCAGTACGAAATCCGTCGGCGGCTCCCTGATGTGATGGATCTCCTGGTGATCAGTGTTGAGGCTGGCCTCGGCTTCGAGCAAGCCCTCGACCGCACGGTGGCGTCTGTACCGGGCGCCCTCACCAATGAGTTTGCCCGAATGTTGGGGGAAGTACGGGCTGGCGCCACCCGTTCTGATGCGATGCGAGCGATGGAGGCTCGTATCAACCTGCCGGAGATTCGCTCCTTCGTCCTCGCCATCATCCAGGCCGACACCTTCGGAGTGTCGATCGGCCGGGTGCTGCGGTCTCAGGCCGACGAGATGCGGGTCAAACGGCGCCAGCTGGCTCAGGAGCGAGCCCAAAAAGCGCCCGTGAAGATGCTCATTCCGATGGTTTTCTGCATTTTTCCAGCCCTGTTCGTGGTTGTCATCGGTCCCGCGTTCTTGAATCTTTCAAAGACCCTCTGAGGCCTGAGCCTTGGATGTTGAGCCCCAGCATCGGGGAATGATTTGGCGCTTCACTCATCCTTCGATCGGCGGAGCGGTCGGGGTGGCGTTGGTGAGTGTCGGGGGGGCGTCCATCGGAC containing:
- a CDS encoding type II secretion system F family protein; this encodes MRMLIIGIVGIGACLGLILYVVGSQAEEKASIRASLRQLGDYEIESVRERELLDSLPNRAFAPIFSGLSAIGKRWTPLGYADTIRQKLISAGTPEPQAFDRFQAVRVLTVALAPLVGYSVYVKMPVGGLPRLAATLVVVAGLIMGPDNSLNRKIAKRQYEIRRRLPDVMDLLVISVEAGLGFEQALDRTVASVPGALTNEFARMLGEVRAGATRSDAMRAMEARINLPEIRSFVLAIIQADTFGVSIGRVLRSQADEMRVKRRQLAQERAQKAPVKMLIPMVFCIFPALFVVVIGPAFLNLSKTL